The Haloterrigena turkmenica DSM 5511 genome includes the window TCGATGCTGGTGAACCGCTGGGGCGATCCCGCTCACGGACTCTCGTCGTAGAGGTCGCGAGTGGGTTCGCCGTCGACGTGGATCGCGGCGAGAACGCCCTTGCGGGTCGCGCGGGTCAGCGCGTGGTCGACGAGCTTGACGGGGCCGGGGACGGGGAACTCCATCTCGCCGGCGGTCGTCGTCCCGGGGGCGACGGGCGCGGTCTCGATGTTGCGGTCGGGGTCGGTCAGGAGGTCGCCGTCGCGGTAGTAGCGGCTCCAGACGTTCCCGATGGGGTGGACGGCGCTGGTGAGGTTGGGGCCGCCGTTGGCGAAGTACACCCGCGCGGTCTCGCCCGTGTTGGCCTGCATGGCGTGGTCCTCGGTGAGGCCGTAGGCCTGGCCGTTGAAGACGACATAGGTGGGCTGTTCGGCGAGCATGGCGTCGAAGTCGAAGGCGTGGTGGCCCTCCTCGCCGACCTCGCCGTCGGTGTAGAGCTCGTGCTGGCCGAGGTAGTACTCGCGGTCGACCTCCGGAAGCCCCTCCTCGGGTTCGACGAGGATCGCGCCGAACATACCCGAGCTGATGTGGTAGTCCATGTTCGGGATCGCGCAGTGGTAGATGAACACCCCGGGGTAGTCGGCGGTGAAGCTGATCTCGGCGGGATCGTCGCCGGGGCTGACCGTCGTCGCCTCGGCGCCCCCACCCGGCCCGTAGACAGCGT containing:
- the nirK gene encoding copper-containing nitrite reductase, with translation MAALGAAGTIAVAGCLGGDRPQADSAANETEPAGDEEGLSAAKAVDVDRIARDPTDVPPPVDWCEPRVHDVTVRTERLVAEIEPGVTFEYMTFEGQVPGPMIRVREGDRVNLTFDVPEELNMAQHNMDFHAVYGPGGGAEATTVSPGDDPAEISFTADYPGVFIYHCAIPNMDYHISSGMFGAILVEPEEGLPEVDREYYLGQHELYTDGEVGEEGHHAFDFDAMLAEQPTYVVFNGQAYGLTEDHAMQANTGETARVYFANGGPNLTSAVHPIGNVWSRYYRDGDLLTDPDRNIETAPVAPGTTTAGEMEFPVPGPVKLVDHALTRATRKGVLAAIHVDGEPTRDLYDESP